One Leptospira wolbachii serovar Codice str. CDC genomic region harbors:
- a CDS encoding ABC transporter permease, which yields MNWQSAVWIYKKELRLFFGTYMGPLVLGGTAFLNALFVMILNFNGTANYEIATYITFISFMTTILIAMVIISMGSIVEERNKGTLELLFTSPITDLEIVFGKFLFGVTVCGIITIFINGLFPLLLYSFWKAPFYMVASGSVGVFLLGVFTFTIGMFGSSLGKNQMISLLISVLIILTLWVVGYFSHLFQATTRKVLFHLHIFSHFAAFAKGVVPLTGIVFFLSGTFLFLYLTVKVLESRRWRG from the coding sequence ATGAACTGGCAATCGGCTGTTTGGATCTATAAAAAAGAATTACGATTATTTTTTGGAACTTATATGGGACCTTTAGTTCTCGGGGGAACTGCATTTTTAAATGCGCTTTTCGTAATGATTTTAAATTTTAACGGGACTGCAAATTATGAAATTGCAACCTACATCACTTTCATTTCTTTTATGACAACAATTCTCATTGCAATGGTCATCATTTCTATGGGATCGATTGTGGAAGAAAGAAATAAAGGAACTTTAGAATTACTTTTTACCTCTCCCATTACTGATTTGGAAATTGTATTTGGTAAATTTTTGTTTGGTGTCACAGTTTGTGGAATCATCACCATCTTTATTAATGGATTGTTTCCTTTACTTCTTTATTCCTTTTGGAAGGCACCATTTTATATGGTCGCTTCCGGTAGTGTGGGAGTGTTTTTGTTAGGTGTATTTACTTTCACGATTGGGATGTTTGGTTCCAGTCTTGGAAAAAATCAAATGATATCTCTTTTGATATCGGTTCTTATCATTTTGACACTTTGGGTAGTTGGATATTTTTCACACCTATTCCAAGCAACCACAAGAAAGGTTCTCTTTCACTTGCATATATTTTCTCACTTTGCTGCTTTTGCAAAGGGTGTAGTTCCATTGACTGGAATTGTTTTTTTTCTAAGCGGAACATTTTTGTTCTTATATCTTACCGTAAAGGTCTTGGAATCCAGGAGATGGAGGGGATAG
- a CDS encoding ABC transporter ATP-binding protein: MIQVSNLSKFYGEKRAISGLNFKLEKGEIVGLLGLNGAGKTTTIRILTGYLIPSAGDASIDGKSIFDFPLEAKQKIGYLPETPPLYEDMTITEYLTFVGRIKKIEETKLGSEIEKVLSKTNITTVKDKLIGTLSLGYRKRVGIAQAILGDPEIVIMDEPISGLDPKQIVEIRNLIRSLAGDHTVLISSHILTEIYKTCDKFLFLHKGSLKQELSLSRLEEEMNRLAGWEVGLSGKSADELHTFVKSVIGEGDTVVELGTNKEEIQFLVRTTNQKQFKESLFSKALASGIQIESLKKQEVSLEQIFMEKI, encoded by the coding sequence ATGATTCAAGTCAGCAATTTATCAAAATTTTACGGCGAAAAACGAGCCATCTCAGGGCTTAATTTCAAATTAGAAAAAGGCGAAATCGTCGGTCTTTTGGGACTGAACGGCGCAGGGAAAACCACTACCATTCGAATCCTTACCGGGTATTTGATTCCTAGTGCGGGGGATGCATCCATTGACGGAAAGTCTATCTTTGACTTTCCTTTGGAAGCCAAACAGAAAATAGGTTATTTGCCAGAGACGCCTCCTCTCTATGAAGACATGACGATCACAGAATACCTTACATTTGTAGGTAGAATCAAAAAAATTGAGGAAACCAAACTTGGTTCTGAAATAGAAAAGGTTCTTTCAAAAACCAACATTACAACTGTTAAAGATAAGTTGATTGGTACTTTGTCTCTCGGGTATCGCAAACGTGTGGGAATTGCACAGGCAATCCTGGGTGATCCTGAAATTGTCATTATGGACGAACCCATTTCAGGGCTTGATCCGAAACAAATTGTTGAAATTCGCAATTTAATTCGAAGTTTGGCGGGAGATCATACCGTTCTCATTTCGAGCCACATCCTAACAGAGATTTATAAAACTTGTGATAAGTTTTTATTTTTACATAAAGGAAGTCTCAAACAGGAACTTTCTTTGTCTCGTTTAGAAGAAGAAATGAATCGACTTGCCGGATGGGAAGTAGGTCTTTCTGGGAAAAGTGCAGATGAACTTCACACCTTCGTAAAATCAGTGATAGGTGAAGGTGATACTGTGGTTGAACTCGGAACCAATAAAGAAGAAATTCAATTTTTAGTACGAACCACAAATCAGAAACAATTCAAAGAATCTTTGTTTTCCAAAGCATTGGCTTCTGGAATTCAAATTGAATCTTTAAAAAAACAAGAAGTGTCTTTAGAACAAATTTTTATGGAGAAAATATGA
- a CDS encoding PAS domain-containing sensor histidine kinase: MNEFLEKIKSFFKDEDSFFDAKQLLQQNWHKFVPQYLDKILETRSDAVFILNKDGNYTYVNSAAEAMVEKSASEMLGQSIWNLFPNIEATEFGKKLAYAIESKETFRYGEFFLESKGWFDTQVFPQENFTIIIATEVTSEKNAKDNYSQVLIKNKAILSSLPDKLYGIRKDGSVIDHKEFPDFKGWDSHNEGSAQFTRIENLFPTRKLSEIESILEQVLETGDTKTYEYSIEDYDGEKYFEARFTKTGEEDVLAIVRNITERKKAEALKNEFISLVSHELRTPLTSIKGSIDLLLAGVAGELSNQTKSLLNICRKNTQRLVRFVTDLLDIEALDSGNINFKFRTYRLEEILQSSVDGMRTFAEQYHVLLNYDQNFASTSVYVDEDRLNHCITNLISNAVKYTPKFSEVYITVVPTDTHAHILIKDNGPGIDPNFAPRLFHRFAQGAPPKDKLVGGSGLGLSITKGFVEAMKGKIFFTSDDKGTVFTIEFPIVKPGFVPSGYNQ; encoded by the coding sequence ATGAATGAATTTCTGGAAAAAATCAAAAGCTTTTTCAAGGATGAAGACAGCTTTTTTGATGCAAAGCAACTTCTGCAACAGAATTGGCACAAATTTGTCCCCCAATACCTCGACAAAATCCTGGAAACCCGTTCCGATGCCGTCTTTATCTTGAACAAGGATGGAAATTACACCTACGTGAATTCTGCCGCAGAGGCGATGGTGGAAAAATCAGCAAGTGAGATGCTCGGGCAAAGCATTTGGAATTTGTTCCCAAACATTGAGGCGACCGAATTTGGTAAAAAATTGGCCTATGCCATCGAAAGTAAGGAAACATTCCGGTATGGAGAATTCTTTTTGGAATCCAAAGGATGGTTTGATACACAAGTTTTCCCGCAGGAAAACTTTACCATCATCATTGCAACGGAAGTTACTTCTGAAAAAAATGCCAAAGACAATTATAGCCAAGTTCTCATCAAAAACAAAGCAATCTTAAGTTCCCTTCCGGACAAATTGTACGGTATTCGTAAAGATGGATCTGTCATTGATCATAAAGAATTTCCTGATTTTAAAGGTTGGGATTCTCACAATGAAGGAAGTGCCCAATTCACAAGAATTGAAAATCTATTTCCAACCAGAAAACTTTCCGAAATTGAATCCATACTAGAACAAGTTTTAGAAACTGGGGATACAAAAACTTACGAATATTCCATTGAAGATTACGATGGCGAAAAATACTTTGAAGCCCGGTTCACAAAAACTGGCGAGGAAGATGTTCTTGCCATTGTTCGTAATATTACTGAGCGAAAAAAAGCTGAAGCTCTAAAAAATGAATTCATCAGTTTGGTAAGCCATGAATTGCGAACCCCTCTCACTTCTATTAAAGGTTCCATTGATTTGTTACTTGCTGGAGTTGCAGGAGAACTTTCGAATCAAACGAAATCCTTACTTAACATTTGCCGCAAAAATACTCAAAGACTCGTTCGTTTTGTCACAGACCTACTCGACATTGAAGCTTTGGATTCTGGAAATATCAATTTCAAATTTCGTACCTACCGATTAGAAGAAATTTTACAAAGTTCTGTAGATGGAATGCGAACCTTCGCAGAACAATACCATGTTTTATTAAATTATGATCAAAATTTTGCATCTACCTCTGTTTATGTAGATGAAGACAGGTTGAACCATTGTATTACTAATCTCATCTCAAATGCAGTGAAATATACACCTAAGTTTTCAGAAGTATATATCACTGTAGTCCCCACGGACACTCACGCGCATATATTGATAAAAGACAATGGACCAGGAATTGATCCCAATTTTGCACCTAGATTATTTCACCGGTTTGCACAAGGGGCACCGCCTAAGGATAAATTGGTGGGAGGATCAGGCCTTGGGTTATCAATCACAAAAGGTTTTGTAGAAGCAATGAAAGGTAAAATATTTTTTACGTCAGATGACAAAGGGACTGTTTTTACAATTGAATTTCCAATTGTAAAACCCGGATTCGTTCCTTCTGGATACAACCAATGA
- a CDS encoding response regulator produces MTDSTLKHVLIVEDEEDIVEILRIALEFNSPYQVSFAKTGPEGLQKAIILQPDLILLDVLMPGMNGMELIEELKIFPETKEIPVAFMTSRVLKNEILEYQKRGGIGVIEKPFAPLEIAEKIQTPWEDSKKNH; encoded by the coding sequence ATGACAGATTCTACCTTAAAACATGTGTTAATCGTTGAAGATGAAGAAGATATTGTGGAAATACTACGAATTGCCTTGGAATTCAACTCACCCTACCAGGTAAGTTTTGCAAAAACCGGTCCGGAAGGATTACAAAAAGCGATAATTTTGCAACCCGACTTAATCTTGTTAGATGTACTTATGCCTGGTATGAATGGAATGGAACTCATTGAAGAGTTAAAAATTTTTCCAGAAACAAAAGAGATTCCCGTTGCCTTTATGACTTCTCGTGTTTTAAAAAATGAAATTCTGGAATATCAGAAAAGGGGAGGCATTGGTGTGATTGAAAAACCTTTTGCCCCCCTTGAGATTGCAGAAAAAATCCAAACCCCTTGGGAAGATTCGAAAAAAAATCATTAA
- a CDS encoding adenosine kinase, with protein sequence MKHYDVFGVGNALVDIIAFIDPNFLQKQNITKGVMTLVDESRQGQILADLHDEKKELRSGGSAANTMIAIANSGGTCCYTGKVTHDTYGEFYKKDMEDAGVLFETTPDVNGHTGTCVVLTTPDAERTMLTNLAISTSLAPNDIDVDNLKKSKFVYVEGYLWDGDSTKKASELTMKVAKENNVKVSFTYSDPFCVNRSRDEFIHLTKEYVDVIFCNTEEGLALSGAKTAEEAVEFISKLCPLVFMTAGKEGAYVAENGTITLVPGFPVKPIDTTGAGDAFAAGVLYGLTQGYSSQKSARWGNYVASRIVCEVGPRLSVRLMGRQEEILDGFKDK encoded by the coding sequence ATGAAGCATTACGACGTATTCGGCGTAGGGAACGCCTTGGTAGATATCATTGCCTTTATTGATCCCAATTTTTTACAAAAACAAAATATCACTAAGGGTGTGATGACTCTAGTGGATGAATCCAGACAAGGTCAAATTCTTGCCGACCTTCACGATGAAAAGAAAGAACTTCGTTCGGGTGGAAGTGCCGCAAACACAATGATTGCCATTGCAAACTCTGGTGGAACTTGCTGTTATACGGGAAAAGTCACTCATGATACTTATGGTGAATTTTACAAAAAAGATATGGAAGATGCAGGTGTTTTATTCGAAACCACTCCTGATGTTAATGGTCATACGGGAACTTGTGTTGTATTAACAACACCTGATGCCGAAAGAACTATGCTTACCAATCTTGCGATTTCGACATCACTTGCACCTAATGATATCGATGTGGATAACCTAAAAAAGAGTAAGTTTGTTTATGTAGAAGGTTATTTGTGGGATGGCGATTCTACAAAAAAAGCAAGTGAACTCACGATGAAAGTGGCAAAGGAAAACAATGTAAAAGTTTCTTTTACATATAGTGATCCATTTTGCGTAAATCGATCTAGGGATGAATTCATTCACCTAACAAAAGAATATGTGGATGTTATTTTCTGTAACACAGAAGAAGGTTTAGCACTTAGCGGAGCAAAAACAGCAGAAGAAGCTGTCGAGTTTATCTCCAAACTTTGTCCTTTGGTATTTATGACTGCGGGAAAAGAGGGCGCTTATGTTGCTGAAAATGGAACCATTACTTTAGTTCCTGGTTTTCCAGTAAAACCAATTGATACAACGGGGGCAGGCGATGCGTTTGCGGCTGGAGTTTTGTATGGATTGACCCAAGGGTATTCTTCACAAAAATCGGCTCGTTGGGGTAACTATGTTGCTTCTCGCATTGTTTGTGAAGTTGGTCCTCGATTGTCTGTCCGCCTTATGGGAAGACAAGAAGAGATATTGGATGGGTTCAAAGACAAATAA
- a CDS encoding TonB-dependent receptor plug domain-containing protein produces the protein MISNFKLYFLLCLSFGPISLLAQNKDPKEVEIRANIDNQSKNSNFAKNPTGFQKEIDLSQTNTRYMNLPDVLNREAGVRVRQYGGLGSYSTLSLRGTNPNQTKIYWNGVPINNSMGGEINLADLPFDNLEKIEIYKSGTPAGFSGSSIGGSINLVSKSKIDKPITRINLMGGSFKTAKATVTHMDKFVGGSYFIQALQETSDQNFSYLNNKGTVLFNSYDDSIDTRRNAQFRKTGFTGNISFEFGKTKVNLLNDYIHRKQGLPGPGNRQTVAVERVFSKLSTAITTETNEFLFQNLTLETKTYGNFSKDDFFDPKSEFSYGTPNAFTKTNQYGFQLTPTFYLLDYNQVIRTSFQTEQEFFTRYEKRYNHETERKEPKKRRDTLSATFQDEIRLFSNRLFLVPQVRWERYTDRFGKDESGVRNQLLDPLSDVFYVKQAFTNPSFGIKIIWIKKENLELGTLANISKDFRIPTFLELFGERGSIVGNTQLRPEQSRNGDFGFYLHTKPYTNWKIQSDVSLFQKRIYDMILFLPNSQFTLRPENVDQALIRGLETSHNVIWNKGIKFNFNYTYQDAKNHSESPALNGKYLPLRSKSQGSVLLSFFKDFGEIGLEYQYIGANFRDRTNEYLGYLPARQFWNLYIQYVPYKNLETGNELILGFEVRNLSDKRVEDLVGYPLPGRSYYFTGSYRF, from the coding sequence ATGATTTCTAATTTCAAATTATATTTTCTCCTCTGTCTCAGTTTCGGACCCATAAGTCTTCTCGCACAAAACAAAGACCCGAAAGAGGTAGAGATTCGAGCCAATATCGATAACCAGTCAAAAAATTCTAATTTTGCAAAAAACCCGACTGGATTTCAAAAAGAAATTGATTTATCACAAACAAACACGCGTTATATGAATTTGCCTGATGTATTGAACCGAGAAGCAGGTGTTCGAGTCAGACAATATGGCGGACTTGGTTCCTATTCTACTCTCTCTTTAAGAGGAACCAACCCCAACCAAACAAAAATCTATTGGAATGGCGTTCCAATCAATAACTCTATGGGTGGCGAAATCAATTTGGCCGATCTCCCCTTTGACAATTTAGAAAAAATAGAAATTTATAAATCGGGAACCCCTGCCGGGTTTTCTGGATCTTCGATTGGAGGTTCCATTAATTTAGTTTCTAAATCTAAAATTGATAAACCAATTACTCGAATCAATTTGATGGGAGGAAGTTTTAAAACTGCAAAAGCGACTGTTACCCACATGGACAAATTTGTTGGTGGTTCTTATTTTATACAGGCACTCCAGGAAACTTCTGACCAAAACTTCAGTTATCTCAACAACAAAGGAACTGTTTTATTTAATTCCTACGATGATTCCATTGACACTCGCCGGAATGCACAATTTAGAAAAACAGGATTTACTGGGAATATTTCTTTTGAATTTGGAAAAACCAAAGTCAATTTATTAAACGATTACATCCACAGAAAACAAGGGTTACCCGGTCCAGGAAACAGACAGACCGTAGCCGTAGAACGTGTTTTTAGTAAACTCTCTACTGCCATCACAACAGAAACCAATGAATTCCTATTCCAGAACCTAACACTAGAAACAAAAACTTATGGCAACTTTTCCAAAGATGATTTCTTCGATCCTAAGTCAGAATTTAGTTACGGAACACCTAACGCATTTACCAAAACGAACCAATACGGATTCCAACTAACACCGACATTCTATTTATTAGATTACAACCAAGTGATTCGAACTTCTTTTCAAACAGAACAAGAGTTTTTCACAAGATATGAAAAACGTTACAATCACGAAACGGAAAGGAAAGAACCCAAAAAACGTCGTGATACTTTGAGCGCTACCTTTCAAGACGAAATCAGACTTTTTTCCAACCGACTTTTTTTAGTTCCCCAAGTTCGGTGGGAACGATATACGGACCGGTTCGGAAAGGATGAATCAGGCGTTCGAAACCAATTGCTCGATCCACTCAGTGATGTTTTTTATGTAAAACAAGCATTCACCAACCCAAGTTTTGGAATTAAAATCATTTGGATCAAAAAAGAAAATTTAGAATTGGGGACATTAGCCAATATTAGCAAAGACTTTCGAATTCCCACCTTTTTAGAGTTATTCGGTGAACGCGGAAGTATCGTAGGGAATACTCAGTTACGACCAGAACAAAGTAGAAATGGCGATTTTGGATTTTATCTCCATACGAAGCCCTATACCAATTGGAAAATACAATCCGACGTTTCCCTTTTTCAAAAACGAATTTATGATATGATTCTGTTCTTGCCAAACTCACAATTTACACTCAGGCCGGAAAACGTGGACCAAGCTCTCATTCGCGGTTTAGAAACAAGTCACAATGTGATTTGGAATAAAGGAATCAAATTTAATTTTAATTATACATACCAAGATGCAAAAAACCACTCCGAATCACCGGCGTTAAACGGCAAGTATCTCCCCCTTCGTTCCAAAAGCCAAGGGAGTGTTTTACTTTCTTTTTTCAAAGACTTTGGAGAAATTGGTTTGGAGTACCAATACATCGGTGCCAATTTTCGCGATAGAACCAATGAATATTTAGGTTATTTGCCTGCGAGACAGTTTTGGAACCTATACATTCAGTATGTACCTTATAAAAATTTGGAAACAGGAAACGAATTGATTTTAGGTTTTGAAGTTCGTAACCTATCAGACAAACGAGTGGAAGACTTGGTGGGATATCCCCTACCCGGCCGCAGTTACTATTTTACAGGGAGTTACCGATTCTAA
- the gpmI gene encoding 2,3-bisphosphoglycerate-independent phosphoglycerate mutase, with protein sequence MLTLKKNPNGSLTKQVLLIILDGVGFTEKGYENGNAVAKAQMPVLKGLWKTHPTVLLKAHGTAVGMPSDDDMGNSEVGHNVLGSGRIFDQGAKLVSQSIENGSLFAGPIWKKLISNCKSNQSTFHFLGLFSDGNVHSHIDHLRAMIDNAIKEDIKKIRLHILLDGRDVPEKSALDYLNPFEEYLDAYRKQGLDILIASGGGRMELTMDRYDADWSMVERGWSHHVEGEGRTFKSAKEAIETFRQENPAVIDQYLPGFVVGDKNGKPVGKVEDNDSVVFFNFRGDRSIEISRAFTEENLTNFNRKRFPKIEFAGMMQYDGDLFIPKQYLVAPPTIDRTMGEYFANEGIAQYALSETQKYGHVTFFWNGNRSGYFNQTLETYEEVKSDIIPFDQKPEMKAKEITDNLVLALTSHKFPFLRVNYANGDMVGHTGNMDATVRGLEYLDVCLERVKKICDETGTVLCITADHGNADEMYQLTKKGTAETSKDGKPVPKTSHTLNPVQFVLYDPKGKIKLNQDLEEKGLANVAATMMDLLGFDAPVGYHPSLIKRD encoded by the coding sequence ATGTTAACTCTTAAAAAAAATCCAAACGGTTCATTGACCAAACAAGTTTTACTCATCATCTTAGATGGAGTTGGATTTACAGAAAAAGGATATGAAAACGGAAATGCCGTTGCCAAGGCCCAAATGCCTGTCTTAAAGGGACTTTGGAAAACTCACCCCACCGTTTTATTAAAAGCACATGGAACTGCCGTGGGAATGCCTAGTGATGATGATATGGGCAATTCGGAAGTGGGTCATAATGTTTTAGGTTCAGGAAGGATTTTTGACCAAGGAGCCAAGTTAGTTTCTCAATCAATAGAGAATGGAAGTTTGTTTGCGGGTCCCATTTGGAAGAAGTTAATTTCCAATTGCAAATCAAATCAATCTACATTTCATTTTCTTGGATTGTTCTCCGATGGAAATGTTCATAGCCATATTGATCATCTGAGAGCCATGATAGACAATGCCATCAAAGAAGATATTAAAAAGATAAGACTTCATATCCTTTTGGATGGAAGGGATGTTCCCGAAAAATCAGCGTTAGACTACCTTAACCCTTTTGAAGAATATTTGGATGCTTATCGTAAACAAGGTCTCGACATTCTCATTGCATCCGGTGGTGGGCGAATGGAACTCACTATGGATCGTTATGATGCCGATTGGTCTATGGTGGAAAGAGGTTGGAGTCACCATGTTGAAGGAGAGGGCCGAACATTTAAATCCGCAAAAGAAGCAATTGAAACCTTTCGACAAGAAAATCCTGCTGTCATCGATCAGTATTTACCCGGATTTGTGGTCGGTGATAAAAACGGGAAACCAGTTGGTAAAGTAGAAGACAATGATTCCGTAGTGTTTTTTAACTTTCGAGGTGATCGTTCAATTGAAATCTCAAGAGCTTTTACAGAAGAAAACTTAACCAACTTCAATAGAAAACGATTCCCTAAAATTGAATTTGCAGGGATGATGCAGTATGACGGAGACCTATTTATCCCCAAACAATACTTAGTTGCTCCTCCAACGATTGATCGAACTATGGGCGAATACTTTGCCAACGAAGGTATTGCTCAGTATGCTCTTTCTGAGACTCAAAAATACGGACACGTAACATTTTTTTGGAACGGAAACAGGTCTGGATATTTCAATCAAACTTTGGAAACTTACGAAGAAGTAAAATCAGACATCATTCCCTTCGACCAAAAACCTGAAATGAAAGCAAAGGAAATCACCGATAATTTGGTGCTTGCATTGACATCTCATAAATTTCCATTTTTAAGAGTCAATTATGCTAACGGAGATATGGTGGGGCATACGGGAAATATGGATGCCACTGTTCGAGGTTTGGAATATTTAGATGTATGTTTAGAGCGAGTTAAAAAAATCTGCGATGAAACCGGCACTGTATTATGTATTACAGCTGACCATGGAAATGCGGACGAAATGTACCAACTCACCAAAAAAGGAACGGCCGAGACATCTAAAGACGGAAAACCTGTTCCAAAAACTAGCCATACATTAAACCCAGTGCAATTTGTTCTTTATGATCCCAAGGGAAAAATCAAGCTCAATCAGGACTTAGAAGAAAAAGGGCTAGCCAATGTTGCAGCCACTATGATGGATCTTTTAGGATTTGATGCACCAGTTGGATACCACCCAAGTCTAATCAAAAGAGACTAA
- a CDS encoding serine hydrolase domain-containing protein has product MHFRIIIGLLFSLFIINCTESGIGSFSEETKEKIRKKIKQEGFQGVVLISQDDNILFRESNYAGKKRKRYQLYKKHNFPLGESTKTFTSFAIHILEEEKKISLTDPVSKHLKWFPYPKVTIGHLLRHTSGLPKIIEFLPNFDTEKSRLKREDIKRLFLESKLKPAFPPGEYWKYSRFDYLLLSYIIEKVSGTSYSNYLKDKIFTPLGFQNTTVDSNEVLIGNSGILSTPEDLSLFSLELKKPKLISKLSRDTIITKTILSDSISEDPIAFGEGVFVGDYFYWTYGKEKGISNFVYHDLKSRIFITIVSPYGSSKGDLSSVKSALTEIIFDAKKLNLKKKSNLSNEVYIEDLMKEEKVPSLGIAVFRNYGLSWKKMYGTKSQHTLFRAGSLSKTMTATATLRLVESGQIDLYSNWIGKLKQYKVSVPKGKRRSVVNLDLILSHTSGLTEKGNWDDPINSGKKHLRELKDTNTTKGNGLKLYYKPGTKSRYSGGGYSIVQEILTERTGKSFHNLMSEVVFEPLQMTRSTFRQNLSINDDRCDGYDELGNILPQKTFVTPELSSGGLWTTPEEVGLLFSEVAKAKQGKSNFLSKESAEYLLSPKMSAANLTVHALVAHGFFLNRTGKTEYFFHGGHTKGHKSLALFNTEKGYGVVIMTNSENGSKLIWRILRSISVEEKWDKFVN; this is encoded by the coding sequence ATGCATTTCCGGATTATCATTGGGCTTCTTTTCAGTTTATTCATTATTAACTGTACGGAGTCCGGAATTGGTTCTTTTTCTGAAGAAACAAAAGAAAAAATCAGAAAGAAAATCAAACAAGAAGGTTTCCAGGGTGTTGTACTTATCTCTCAAGATGATAACATCCTCTTTCGAGAATCCAATTATGCAGGCAAAAAAAGAAAAAGATACCAACTTTACAAGAAACATAATTTCCCGTTAGGTGAATCAACGAAAACATTTACTTCCTTTGCGATCCACATATTGGAAGAAGAAAAAAAAATCTCTTTAACTGATCCGGTTTCAAAACATCTAAAATGGTTTCCCTATCCAAAGGTCACGATAGGTCACTTGTTACGCCATACGTCAGGATTACCGAAAATTATTGAGTTTCTTCCTAACTTTGATACGGAAAAATCCCGTTTAAAACGCGAGGATATCAAACGACTTTTTTTGGAGTCCAAACTAAAACCTGCCTTCCCTCCCGGAGAGTATTGGAAGTATAGCAGATTCGACTATCTTTTGTTATCCTATATCATAGAAAAAGTATCAGGAACTTCTTATTCCAATTATCTAAAAGATAAGATTTTTACTCCTCTTGGCTTTCAAAACACAACCGTAGATTCAAATGAAGTTTTAATTGGTAATAGCGGAATTCTATCTACACCGGAAGACCTTTCTCTTTTTAGTTTAGAACTTAAAAAACCGAAACTAATCTCCAAACTATCTCGAGATACAATCATCACAAAAACTATTTTGTCCGACTCTATATCCGAAGATCCAATTGCATTTGGAGAAGGAGTGTTTGTTGGGGATTATTTTTATTGGACTTACGGCAAAGAAAAGGGAATTTCTAATTTTGTTTATCATGACTTAAAAAGTAGAATCTTCATCACAATAGTTAGCCCCTATGGAAGCAGTAAAGGCGACTTATCTTCTGTCAAATCGGCCCTTACAGAAATTATTTTTGATGCTAAAAAATTAAACCTTAAAAAGAAATCTAATCTTTCAAACGAAGTATACATTGAAGATTTAATGAAGGAAGAAAAAGTTCCTTCCCTTGGAATTGCTGTTTTCAGAAATTATGGATTAAGTTGGAAAAAAATGTATGGAACAAAATCCCAACATACACTTTTCCGTGCAGGTTCTCTTTCTAAAACAATGACAGCGACCGCAACACTACGATTAGTTGAATCAGGACAAATAGATTTATATTCGAACTGGATCGGAAAACTAAAACAATATAAAGTATCTGTGCCGAAAGGAAAAAGGAGATCCGTTGTCAATCTCGACTTAATCCTTTCTCACACAAGTGGGCTTACTGAAAAGGGAAATTGGGACGATCCCATCAACTCTGGAAAAAAACACTTACGAGAGTTAAAGGATACAAACACAACCAAAGGGAACGGCTTAAAACTATATTACAAACCGGGAACCAAATCTAGATATTCCGGTGGTGGTTACAGCATCGTACAAGAGATCCTAACTGAACGAACGGGAAAATCATTTCATAATCTTATGTCTGAAGTGGTATTCGAACCCTTACAGATGACAAGGAGTACATTTCGCCAAAATCTTTCGATCAATGACGATCGTTGTGATGGATATGATGAACTAGGAAATATACTTCCACAGAAAACCTTTGTCACACCGGAACTTTCCTCTGGCGGACTTTGGACAACACCAGAAGAAGTAGGCCTTTTATTTTCTGAAGTGGCAAAAGCAAAACAAGGGAAATCAAATTTTCTTTCGAAAGAATCAGCAGAGTATTTACTTTCACCCAAAATGAGTGCCGCAAACCTTACCGTTCATGCATTGGTAGCTCATGGATTCTTCCTAAACCGCACTGGTAAAACGGAATATTTTTTCCATGGTGGCCACACAAAGGGACATAAGTCACTGGCCCTTTTCAATACAGAAAAAGGGTATGGAGTGGTCATTATGACTAATTCGGAAAACGGCTCCAAACTGATTTGGCGGATCCTCAGATCCATTTCAGTCGAAGAAAAATGGGATAAGTTCGTCAATTAA
- a CDS encoding STAS domain-containing protein: protein MEYTESKFNGIVVLKLFGNLDMLNAGILKERIKESASQEEHRFIFDLEGVSFIDSSGFGLIMSLNDKLSELGGGLRIVNVSKTIRQIFRISKISSVIQIFESTEEAIDSFK, encoded by the coding sequence ATGGAATATACAGAATCTAAATTCAACGGCATTGTTGTTCTGAAATTATTCGGCAACTTAGATATGTTAAATGCCGGCATTCTTAAAGAACGTATCAAAGAATCTGCGTCCCAAGAAGAACATCGGTTTATCTTTGATTTGGAAGGAGTTAGCTTTATTGATTCTTCTGGATTTGGGCTCATCATGTCTCTCAACGATAAACTATCAGAGTTAGGTGGAGGATTGCGGATCGTCAACGTATCCAAAACCATCAGGCAAATCTTTCGTATCTCAAAAATTTCTTCCGTCATTCAAATATTTGAAAGTACGGAAGAAGCAATCGATTCCTTTAAATAA